The following are from one region of the Salirhabdus salicampi genome:
- the ribE gene encoding riboflavin synthase yields the protein MFTGIIEEVGTIQNMKKSPQSIVMEIGATKVLEDVNIGDSISINGVCLTVTKYTKGSFEVDVMPETVKATSLKELSTGSKVNLERSMAANGRFGGHFVSGHVDGVGEIIGKEEVANAVYYKIKVPESLAKFLLLKGSIAVDGTSLTIFGVEGNVFTISLIPHTYDETVLGSKGKGDTVNIECDMLAKYVENMLTRKQELQNPSNINKTMLEENGFA from the coding sequence ATGTTTACAGGGATTATTGAGGAAGTCGGAACAATACAGAATATGAAAAAATCTCCACAATCCATTGTTATGGAAATCGGGGCTACAAAAGTCTTAGAAGACGTAAATATTGGTGACAGTATTTCTATAAATGGTGTTTGTTTAACTGTAACGAAATATACAAAAGGTTCCTTTGAAGTGGATGTCATGCCCGAAACGGTAAAAGCTACTTCATTAAAGGAATTGTCAACTGGGTCAAAGGTGAACTTAGAAAGATCAATGGCAGCCAACGGTCGTTTTGGTGGCCATTTCGTCTCCGGACATGTAGATGGTGTCGGGGAAATTATTGGTAAAGAAGAAGTTGCCAATGCAGTATATTATAAAATTAAGGTGCCCGAATCGTTGGCAAAATTTTTACTCTTAAAGGGTTCAATTGCAGTAGATGGAACAAGTTTAACCATCTTCGGGGTAGAGGGCAACGTATTTACGATTTCATTGATTCCACATACGTATGATGAAACAGTGTTAGGGTCAAAAGGTAAGGGTGACACCGTAAATATTGAGTGTGACATGTTAGCGAAATATGTAGAAAACATGTTAACAAGAAAACAGGAGCTACAAAATCCGTCAAACATTAATAAAACGATGCTAGAGGAAAATGGGTTCGCTTAA
- the ribD gene encoding bifunctional diaminohydroxyphosphoribosylaminopyrimidine deaminase/5-amino-6-(5-phosphoribosylamino)uracil reductase RibD, whose protein sequence is MNDHSYMELALSLAKSVSGQTSPNPPVGSVAVKEGRIIGMGAHLRAGEPHAEVHAMNMAGDSAHGSTVYVTLEPCSHYGKTPPCADLLINKGVKRVVVATTDEDSRVSGKGIEKLRSAGIEVDVGILKEEAEQIYKPFFHYIKYKTPYVTIKSAITMDGKTATVTKHSQWVTGEESRRDVHEYRHKHDAILVGVGTVIADNPSLTTRLPNGGKNPVRIVLDTNLRTPLESNVITDGKVDTWIIIGNKVEKKKMNQYLQYKNVDIIQLNQEDIKIPQLLKALGERGIMKLFVEGGAEVNGSFLKSNAFQQLITYIAPKLVGGRDAPTSFGGPGFITMDESLNMSIKSVDRIGEDVRVVAERRNSEDYKGE, encoded by the coding sequence ATGAATGATCATAGTTATATGGAACTTGCATTATCATTAGCAAAATCTGTATCAGGTCAGACATCACCGAACCCACCGGTAGGATCGGTGGCTGTTAAAGAAGGTCGTATCATTGGTATGGGTGCCCATTTAAGAGCAGGGGAACCTCATGCAGAAGTTCATGCGATGAACATGGCTGGCGACTCAGCACATGGGTCCACCGTTTATGTTACGTTAGAGCCTTGCAGCCACTACGGCAAGACACCACCCTGTGCCGATTTATTAATTAATAAGGGTGTTAAACGGGTTGTTGTAGCCACAACGGATGAAGATTCCCGGGTTTCGGGAAAAGGAATTGAAAAACTGCGCTCTGCCGGGATAGAGGTGGATGTAGGTATATTGAAAGAGGAAGCGGAACAAATATATAAACCGTTTTTTCATTATATAAAATATAAAACACCTTATGTAACGATAAAATCTGCCATAACAATGGATGGAAAAACGGCAACGGTAACGAAACATAGCCAATGGGTGACAGGGGAAGAATCACGAAGAGATGTTCACGAGTATAGACATAAACATGACGCCATTTTAGTTGGTGTAGGGACGGTAATTGCCGACAACCCTTCTTTAACGACTCGATTACCGAACGGCGGCAAAAATCCAGTCAGAATAGTACTAGATACAAATTTACGTACACCATTGGAGTCTAATGTCATTACTGATGGAAAAGTCGACACCTGGATTATTATCGGGAATAAGGTTGAGAAGAAAAAGATGAATCAATACTTACAATATAAAAACGTGGATATTATTCAATTAAACCAAGAAGATATTAAAATCCCACAATTGTTAAAAGCGCTTGGGGAAAGGGGCATTATGAAACTTTTTGTTGAAGGTGGCGCTGAAGTTAATGGAAGTTTCCTAAAGAGTAACGCCTTTCAACAATTAATTACGTATATCGCCCCTAAACTTGTAGGTGGTCGTGATGCGCCGACTTCATTTGGTGGACCGGGCTTCATCACAATGGATGAGTCTCTCAATATGAGTATAAAGAGTGTGGACAGAATTGGTGAAGATGTAAGGGTAGTTGCTGAACGGAGAAATAGCGAAGATTATAAAGGGGAGTAA
- a CDS encoding bifunctional 3,4-dihydroxy-2-butanone-4-phosphate synthase/GTP cyclohydrolase II, with translation MFNTIDEAIEDLNRGKVVIVVDDEDRENEGDFVALADKVTPETINFMITHGRGLVCTTITEETAEKLKLGPMVNTNTDPYGTAFTVSVDHKETTTGISAAERAKTIQEILNPNSIPTDFKRPGHVFPIVAKNGGVLRRAGHTEASVDLAKLSGAHPSGVICEIIKDDGTMARVPDLTEIAKQFSLKIITIKDLIEYRNRKEKLVNREVEVKLPTEFGEFRAIGYTNIVDYKEHVALVKGEIDTSKPVLVRVHSECLTGDVFGSYRCDCGPQLHTALSQIEDEGNGILLYMRQEGRGIGLINKLKAYKLQEQGYDTVEANEKLGFAPDLRDYGIGAQILRDLGVEKMRLLTNNPRKIAGLKGYNLEVVDRVSLQLPYRDENENYIKTKYKKLGHMLQFHTKQDN, from the coding sequence TTGTTTAACACAATAGATGAGGCAATAGAGGATTTAAATCGCGGGAAAGTTGTCATTGTTGTGGATGATGAAGACCGCGAAAATGAGGGTGATTTCGTAGCCCTTGCTGATAAAGTAACTCCGGAAACGATAAACTTTATGATTACACACGGAAGAGGTCTTGTCTGTACGACAATTACAGAAGAAACAGCTGAAAAACTAAAATTAGGACCAATGGTAAATACGAACACTGACCCATATGGTACAGCATTTACCGTAAGTGTAGATCATAAAGAAACGACTACAGGTATTAGTGCAGCAGAACGGGCGAAGACAATTCAAGAAATTTTAAACCCAAACTCCATCCCGACAGACTTTAAGCGACCAGGTCACGTATTTCCGATTGTAGCAAAGAATGGCGGTGTACTTAGAAGGGCAGGTCATACAGAAGCCTCCGTTGATCTAGCAAAATTAAGCGGTGCACACCCATCAGGTGTTATTTGCGAAATTATTAAAGATGATGGAACGATGGCCCGTGTTCCTGACTTAACTGAAATTGCTAAACAATTTAGTTTAAAGATTATTACGATTAAAGACTTAATTGAGTATAGAAACAGAAAAGAGAAGCTTGTTAATAGAGAAGTTGAAGTGAAACTGCCAACCGAATTTGGGGAGTTTCGTGCGATTGGGTATACAAACATAGTTGATTATAAAGAACATGTAGCTTTAGTAAAAGGTGAAATCGATACGTCAAAGCCCGTATTAGTTCGTGTTCATTCCGAGTGTTTAACTGGTGATGTATTCGGTTCATATCGATGTGACTGTGGCCCACAATTGCATACAGCCCTTTCACAAATCGAGGATGAAGGAAACGGCATATTACTTTATATGAGGCAAGAAGGCCGTGGAATTGGACTTATCAATAAATTAAAAGCTTATAAGCTGCAAGAACAAGGCTACGACACGGTGGAAGCGAACGAAAAGCTTGGCTTTGCACCGGATTTGCGTGACTATGGTATAGGTGCACAAATTTTACGTGATTTAGGTGTTGAGAAAATGCGTCTTCTAACGAATAACCCTCGTAAAATTGCAGGGTTGAAAGGATATAACTTAGAGGTAGTTGACCGTGTTTCTTTACAGCTCCCATATCGAGATGAAAACGAAAATTACATTAAAACGAAATATAA